CGCGAGGAAGACGCGCCCGTGGCCGGGCGCGATCAGATGGCGCCAGAGGGCCTCGTAGTAGGAGAAGGCCCGGATGGCGAAGCGCTGCCGGGCGGCGGTGAGCTGGAGCAGGCGGTAGAAGGCGGCCAGGTCCTGCTCGCTGGCGGCCGCCCGGGTGGTGACGCCGTGGCGCGCGGCGTAGCGGATGTTGTACCGCGTCTTCGCCTCGAAGCGGGCCAGGGTCTCCTCGGGGGTCGGGGCCAGCGGGAGGCGCATGACGAACCGCGGTTGCAGGCCCTCGAAGGCCGTGGCCTCCGTCCCGCGGCGAAAGCTCAGCCGGTCCAGCAGCGCGATGGCGTCCCGGTGCTGGACGGGGATGTCGGGGTCGATGCGCAACATCACCGCCCGGCGGCGCCGGGCCTCGTCCGCCGCCGCCGCGAGCAGCGCCTCCACCACGGCGCGGTGGCGATAGTCCACCGCCGGGCCCGTCGGCGCGTAGAACACCGCGCCCAGGCCGGGCAGGCGACGGCAGAGGACCGTCAGGGCGCCCCGGATGGCCGAGCCGTCGCGGGCGAGGAAGCGCAGGGGCTCCCACCCGGTGGTCCGCTTCACCTCGCCCCAGCCCCACAGCTGCATGAAGTGGGGCTTGCCGCAAGCGGCCACGGCGCGGTCGTAGGCCTCGCGGTCCGGCTCCCGGGCCGGCTCCACGTGCAGCGAGCGGGGCCGGTTCATCCCATCCTCTCCCTCTCCCAACCGTCGGGATCGCGGCCGCAACCCGGGAGGGCAGGCGGACCGAGGGCTGCGTCGGCCGGCGCCGCGGGGGTCGGGGACGATGCCGCCACCGCGGACGGCTGGGTCCCTCCGCTTCCGCCCCAGCCTCCCGGAGCCACGTCCAGCACCTGTCGTCCGGGCCATGCGACGGCCACCGGGCACCCGCCCCGCCGGTACACCACGGGCAGGTGGGCGGGCGCGGTCAACCGCCCGACCACCAGCTCCACCTCGCTGCCGGGCTGGAGGTCGAGCCCCGACGCGTCGACCAGGCAGTGGTTCATCATGAACTCGCCCCGCAGGGGCACCTCCCGCCCGTGCACGCGCAGCCGCGGTCCTGGCGGCAGGCCGGCCAGCCCCGCCAGCCGCCCGCGCCCCAGGGCGTCCAGCAGCCGCCGGCCCAGCACCAACAGGCGGTCGTGCCAGAATCGGGGCTCGCGCCCCGGGCGCAAGCCGTCGGCCAGGCCGACGGGCAGGACCGCCACCGGCGCGCCGCGGCGTGCCCAGGCGCCGCGGTACCCCGGAGCCAGCGCCCCGCAGGGGTGCACGGAGCGGACCCGCACCAGCAGCCGCGAGGGCCGACGGACGTCCAGGCCCGCCCGCCGCGCCGCCCGGGGGGCGTAACCGTAGAGCAGGTTGCCGACCCGTACCAGGTCGAGCTGGGCGTCGGGGGCCAGGACCAGCAGGTGGCTCTCGGCGCAGTGGACCACCGGCGGTCGCAAGCCCGCCCGCTCCAGCTCCTCCACGAGGCGCAGGAACCGCTCCAGCAGGCGCAGCGCCAGGCGCGGCCGCACGGCGGTGGGCAGGTGGGTGTAGAGCCCCTCGATCCGGACCCCGGGCAGGTCGCGGGCGGCCGCCAGCGCCGCCGCCACCTCGCCGGGGCGGAAGCCGCCCCGGCCGAAGCCCATGTCGACCTCGAGGTGGACGGGGCACACGGGGCAGGACCCGGTCCCCGGGCTCGCTCCCGGGGCATCGACGGTCGGCAGGCTCTCGACGGCCCGCGGACCCGCCGGCGCCGGCTCCACCGCCGCCCCCGGCCGCGGCGTGCCCGGCCCCTCGGCCCACGAGGCCGCCCCGACGGCGGCGTCCGGGATCGGCCGAGCCCTGGCGGCCGCACCGGCGGCATCCGGCCCCGGACCGACGTCCGCCGCCGCGCCCACCGCCTCCACCGCGCGTGCCAGGGCCCGAAGGGAGGCCATGTCGTGGACGGTGGCGGTCAGGCCCGCCTGCACCCAATGGGGGGCGAGGGCGCCCTCGACGGGTTGGAACACCAGGATCGGCCCGGGGATCCCGGCCCGTCGCAGGCGCAGGGCGCTCTCGAGGGTGTCGGTGCCAATCCCGTCGGCGCCGGCGGTCACCAGGGCACGGGCCGCCAGCTCCGCCCCCAGCCCGTAGGCGTCGCCCTTGACCACGGCCAGGATCCGGGTTCCCGGTCGGACGAACCGGCGCACCGCCGCCAGATTCGCCGCCAGGACGTCGAGGTCGACCTCGATGCGTGCCCGGGCGAGGGCGGCGACGAGTTCGGCGGGCCAGGAACCGGCCGTCCCGATGGCGGCGTCCGCTGCCCCACGGTGGTCCACGGTCGATGTCCTTTCCCCCAGAGCCCCTTGGGTTCCGTGACGCCCGCCCGGACGGCCGGCGCGGTGGGTTGGTCCCGTCCTCCAGCACCCCGCGTCGGCCGGGCCGTGCCCGGTCCCCGCGGATCGTCGCTGGGCACCTTCGCCGCCGCCTGGGGGCGCTCCTCTCCTCCGGTCACAGGCTGGCCGGCGCCGCCGCGCCCCATGCGCCTGGGCTGGCAGGCTTTGACGGGCTGGCCGCAGAACCGCAACATATCTAAGGAAAGCCCCCGGGGCGCCGGAAGGCAAGACCCCCTGGGCGCCGACGATGCGGCCGGCCAGGGGCCTTGGGCGTGGGCGGCCGGCGGGAGGCCTGCCGCGCCCCGGGGGTTGGGAAAGGAGACGGTCTCGTGGCCGACATCGACGCCAGTGCCGGAGCGGTGGCGGGGGAGGGGACACGGGTCGCCGGCGACCCGGGGAACGGGTCGCGCATCGTCCCGCCCGATGCCCCGCCGGCCTACCACCGCCTGCTGGAGCGGCTCGGACAGGTCAGCGACCTGCGCGCCACGACCTCCCTGCTCCATTGGGACGAGGAGGTCAACATGCCACCGGGCGGGGCGGCCGCCCGGGCCGAGCAGAAGGCCACCCTGAGCCGCCTGGCCCACCAGGCCTTCACCGCCCCCGAGGTGGGGGAGTGGCTCGACGAGCTGGCCCCGTGGGCGGCGCAGCTGGACCCCGAGAGCGACGCCGCGGCGCTGCTGCGCGTCACCCGCCGCGAGTACGACCGGTCCCGCCGCGTCCCGCCCGACCTGGTGGCCGAGCTGGCCCGGGCGTCGTCCCAGGGGTACCAGGCCTGGGTGGAGGCCCGCGCCCAGCGGCGCTTCGCACCCTTCGCCCCGGCGCTGGCCCGCCTGATCGAGCTCCGGCGGCAGATGGCCGATGCCCTGGGCTATGCGGAGGAGCGTTACGATGCGCTGCTCGAGGAGCACGAGCCCGGCATGCGCACCCGGCAGGTGCGGGAGCTCTTCGCCCGCCTGAAGGCGGGCCTGCTTCCCCTGGTCCAGGCCATCGCCGAGCGCCAGGACCGGGTGCGGGACGACTTCCTGCGCGGCGACTTCCCCGAGGCGGACCAGTGGGCGTTGACCCTGGAGGCGCTGCGGGCCATCGGCTTCGACTTCCGCCGCGGACGCCAGGACCGCTCCATCCACCCGTTCACCGCCGGTCTCTCGCCGGGCGACGTCCGGCTGACCACGCGGGTCGACCCGACCGTCTTCGGTCCGGCCCTGTTCAGCAGCCTGCACGAGGGGGGCCACGGCCTGTACGAACAGGGCCTCCCCACGGCCTGGCAACGGACGCCCCTGGCCGACGGCGCCTCGTCGGCGGTGCACGAGTCCCAGAGCCGCCTGTGGGAGAACGTGATCGGCCGGTCCCGGGAGTTCTGGATCTTCTTCTTCCCCAAGGTCCAGGCGCGGTTCCCGCACCAGCTGGCGGGGGTCGACGCGGAGGCGATGTACCGGGCGGTCAACCGCTCCCGCCCCTCGCTGATCCGGGTCGACGCCGACGAGGTGACCTACAACCTCCACATCATGCTGCGCTTCGAGCTGGAGCTGGCCCTGCTGGACGGGGACCTGCCCGTGGACGAGCTGCCCGCCGCCTGGCGGGAGAAGACCCGCGCCTACCTCGGCCTCGAGCCCGCCGACGACGGGGAGGGCGTGCTGCAGGACATCCACTGGTCCTGGGGCGGCTTCGGCTACTTCCCGAGCTACGCCCTGGGCAACCTGATCGCCCTGCAGCTCTGGGAGGCGGCCTTGCGGGACGAACCGGCCCTGCCCGAGCAGATCGCCCGGGGCGATCTGGGCGGCGTCTTGCGTTGGATGCGGGCGCACGTCCATCGCCACGGCGCCCGCTACGAGCCGCTGGAGCTGGTGCGGCGGGCCACGGGGAGCGAGCTCGGCGAGGAAGCCTTCCTGCGCTACGTGCGGCGGAAGTACGGGGAGCTCTACGGGCTGTGAACCGGTGCCGGTCGGGCGGCCGCAGGCCGCCGGCCGCGGGTGCCCGGCGGCCCGGCGGGGCCGCGCCGGGCGGTTCGTCGAACAGGGCGGCCTTGGTGGCCGCGGCGGTCGCCCGGGACGGCGGTGACGCCGCCGCATGGCGGCCCGCCCCGGGGCCGGGCGATGGGGGCGGGTACGGGTCGCGAGCGGCCGGGCGCGGAGGCGACCCGCTAGGGAGGTGGTGAGGGTGGCCATCGTCGCCGTCAGCATCGCCCCGGTGGGGGAGGGGGTAAGCGTCAGCCCGTGGGTGGCGCGGGCCCTCGAGGTGCTGGCCGCCCAGGACCGGGTTCGCTATCAGGTCGGACCCATGTTCACTACCCTGGAGGGCGATCTGGACGAGATCCTCGCCTTGATCCGCCAGATGCACGAGGCGATGTTCGCCGCCGGAGCCCAACGGGTGTCCACCGTGATCAAGATCGACGACCGCCGCGACCGTCCCCAGACCATGGAGGAGAAGGTGGCCGCCGTGGAACGGCAGCTGGCGGCCCGCGGGGGCTCGGGGGGCAGGGCGAGCGCGAAGGGCGGGGCCTCCGCCGGCCCGTCGGCGGGGGATGGCGACCGGTCGGCCGGAGGCCGGCGGTCATGAAGGGGCGGCGCCGCCATCCGGGCTGCGGGGCGGGTGCCGTCAGCCCCGCCGCGGCTCGTCCCGCGACCCGGGCGGGCCTGTCGGGTCCGGGTGCGGTGGCCGACCCGGCTGCCCCGGACGGCGACCGGAGCGGGGCCGCGGGCCCGGCGGGCCCGCGCGCCGGCGACCCCGCTGCTTCCGCCGCCCGTGGCGCCGGCTCGCCCCGAGGGAGCGAGCCGGCGGAGGGGCCCTCGAGGCGGCTGCTGGCGTCGGCGGTGGCCGGTTCGTCCCCCAAGGGATGGATCCTGGCCGCGTTGATGCTGGCCATGTTCATGGCCGCCATCGAGGGCACCATCGTCGCCACGGCGATCCCGTCCATCGTCGCCGACCTCGGCGGCTTCTCCCGCTTCAGCTGGGTGATCTCGGCCTTCATGCTGA
The sequence above is drawn from the Thermaerobacter sp. FW80 genome and encodes:
- a CDS encoding MTH1187 family thiamine-binding protein; translated protein: MAIVAVSIAPVGEGVSVSPWVARALEVLAAQDRVRYQVGPMFTTLEGDLDEILALIRQMHEAMFAAGAQRVSTVIKIDDRRDRPQTMEEKVAAVERQLAARGGSGGRASAKGGASAGPSAGDGDRSAGGRRS
- a CDS encoding peptidoglycan bridge formation glycyltransferase FemA/FemB family protein, which produces MNRPRSLHVEPAREPDREAYDRAVAACGKPHFMQLWGWGEVKRTTGWEPLRFLARDGSAIRGALTVLCRRLPGLGAVFYAPTGPAVDYRHRAVVEALLAAAADEARRRRAVMLRIDPDIPVQHRDAIALLDRLSFRRGTEATAFEGLQPRFVMRLPLAPTPEETLARFEAKTRYNIRYAARHGVTTRAAASEQDLAAFYRLLQLTAARQRFAIRAFSYYEALWRHLIAPGHGRVFLAEYQGRPVAGVMVFRCGDVVWYLYGGTDYAARKVMPSHAAQWAAIRWAIAEGCRIYDFRGVSGNLDPADPHYGLYRFKKGFGAELVEYVGEFERVFAPLRYWAFRGAFAARRRLLRLLRRRRAAPSPADAE
- a CDS encoding alanine racemase; protein product: MDHRGAADAAIGTAGSWPAELVAALARARIEVDLDVLAANLAAVRRFVRPGTRILAVVKGDAYGLGAELAARALVTAGADGIGTDTLESALRLRRAGIPGPILVFQPVEGALAPHWVQAGLTATVHDMASLRALARAVEAVGAAADVGPGPDAAGAAARARPIPDAAVGAASWAEGPGTPRPGAAVEPAPAGPRAVESLPTVDAPGASPGTGSCPVCPVHLEVDMGFGRGGFRPGEVAAALAAARDLPGVRIEGLYTHLPTAVRPRLALRLLERFLRLVEELERAGLRPPVVHCAESHLLVLAPDAQLDLVRVGNLLYGYAPRAARRAGLDVRRPSRLLVRVRSVHPCGALAPGYRGAWARRGAPVAVLPVGLADGLRPGREPRFWHDRLLVLGRRLLDALGRGRLAGLAGLPPGPRLRVHGREVPLRGEFMMNHCLVDASGLDLQPGSEVELVVGRLTAPAHLPVVYRRGGCPVAVAWPGRQVLDVAPGGWGGSGGTQPSAVAASSPTPAAPADAALGPPALPGCGRDPDGWERERMG
- a CDS encoding carboxypeptidase M32 encodes the protein MADIDASAGAVAGEGTRVAGDPGNGSRIVPPDAPPAYHRLLERLGQVSDLRATTSLLHWDEEVNMPPGGAAARAEQKATLSRLAHQAFTAPEVGEWLDELAPWAAQLDPESDAAALLRVTRREYDRSRRVPPDLVAELARASSQGYQAWVEARAQRRFAPFAPALARLIELRRQMADALGYAEERYDALLEEHEPGMRTRQVRELFARLKAGLLPLVQAIAERQDRVRDDFLRGDFPEADQWALTLEALRAIGFDFRRGRQDRSIHPFTAGLSPGDVRLTTRVDPTVFGPALFSSLHEGGHGLYEQGLPTAWQRTPLADGASSAVHESQSRLWENVIGRSREFWIFFFPKVQARFPHQLAGVDAEAMYRAVNRSRPSLIRVDADEVTYNLHIMLRFELELALLDGDLPVDELPAAWREKTRAYLGLEPADDGEGVLQDIHWSWGGFGYFPSYALGNLIALQLWEAALRDEPALPEQIARGDLGGVLRWMRAHVHRHGARYEPLELVRRATGSELGEEAFLRYVRRKYGELYGL